A section of the Pseudomonas flavescens genome encodes:
- a CDS encoding AAA family ATPase has product MEAWVPGRRISVVGCSGAGKTTLSRRLAQRLGYRHVELDGLFHQPGWQPLPTEQFQHAVADALQGDGWVVEGNYSAVRPQILARADTVIWLDLPRAAVMRQLIPRTLRRLTLRQPLWNGNRERWSNLFSLKPEQSILAWAWTRHATYRQRYGEEMRNAPAHRRYLRLDSRQAIERFLSSVPADVPIR; this is encoded by the coding sequence ATGGAGGCCTGGGTACCCGGCCGACGTATTTCGGTGGTCGGCTGTTCGGGCGCGGGCAAGACCACGCTATCGCGCCGCCTGGCGCAGCGCCTGGGCTACCGTCATGTCGAGCTGGATGGCCTGTTCCACCAGCCCGGCTGGCAGCCGCTGCCCACCGAACAGTTCCAGCACGCCGTAGCCGACGCCCTGCAAGGTGACGGCTGGGTCGTGGAGGGCAACTACTCGGCCGTGCGCCCACAAATTCTGGCACGAGCGGACACGGTGATCTGGCTGGACCTGCCCCGAGCGGCGGTAATGCGCCAGCTGATTCCGCGTACGCTAAGACGCCTGACCCTGCGTCAGCCCCTGTGGAACGGCAATCGTGAGCGCTGGAGCAACCTGTTCAGCCTCAAGCCCGAGCAGTCGATCCTCGCCTGGGCCTGGACACGCCACGCGACCTATCGCCAGCGTTACGGCGAGGAAATGCGCAACGCCCCGGCTCATCGTCGTTACCTGCGCCTGGATTCACGCCAGGCCATCGAACGCTTTCTGAGCAGCGTGCCGGCTGACGTCCCCATTCGATAA
- the argH gene encoding argininosuccinate lyase: MSNEKTNQSWGGRFSEPVDAFVARFTASVEFDKRLYRHDIMGSIAHATMLAKAGVLTDAERDAIIEGLTQIQGEIEAGQFDWRVDLEDVHMNIEARLTDRIGVTGKKLHTGRSRNDQVATDIRLWLRDEIDLILAEITRLQQGLLEQAEREAETIMPGFTHLQTAQPVTFGHHLLAWFEMLSRDHERLVDCRKRTNRMPLGSAALAGTTYPIQREVTAELLGFDAVGGNSLDGVSDRDFAIEFCAAASVAMMHLSRFSEELVLWTSAQFQFIDLPDRFCTGSSIMPQKKNPDVPELVRGKTGRVFGALTGLLTLMKGQPLAYNKDNQEDKEPLFDAADTLRDSLRAFADMIPAIKPKHAIMREAALRGFSTATDLADYLVRKGLPFRDCHEIVGHAVKYGVDSGKDLAEMSLEELRRFSDQIEQDVFAVLTLEGSVNARDHIGGTAPRQVRLAVERGRALLASR, encoded by the coding sequence ATGAGCAACGAAAAAACCAATCAGTCCTGGGGCGGCCGCTTCAGCGAGCCCGTCGACGCCTTCGTAGCCCGTTTCACCGCCTCGGTGGAATTCGACAAGCGCCTGTATCGCCACGACATCATGGGCTCCATCGCCCACGCCACCATGCTGGCCAAGGCGGGCGTACTGACCGACGCCGAGCGCGACGCGATCATCGAAGGCCTTACCCAGATCCAGGGCGAAATCGAGGCCGGCCAGTTCGACTGGCGCGTCGACCTGGAAGACGTGCACATGAACATCGAGGCGCGCCTGACCGACCGTATCGGCGTGACCGGCAAGAAGCTGCACACCGGCCGTTCGCGCAACGATCAGGTGGCCACCGATATCCGCCTGTGGCTGCGTGACGAGATCGACCTGATCCTCGCTGAAATCACCCGCCTGCAGCAGGGCCTGCTGGAGCAGGCCGAGCGTGAAGCCGAGACCATCATGCCTGGCTTCACCCATTTGCAGACCGCTCAGCCCGTGACTTTCGGCCACCACCTGCTGGCCTGGTTCGAAATGCTCAGCCGCGATCACGAGCGCCTGGTCGATTGCCGCAAGCGCACCAACCGCATGCCCCTGGGCAGCGCCGCACTGGCGGGCACCACCTACCCGATCCAGCGTGAAGTAACCGCCGAACTGCTCGGCTTCGACGCCGTGGGCGGCAACTCGCTGGACGGCGTGTCGGATCGTGACTTCGCCATCGAATTCTGTGCGGCCGCGTCCGTGGCGATGATGCACCTGTCGCGCTTCTCGGAGGAGCTGGTGCTGTGGACCAGTGCCCAGTTCCAGTTCATCGATCTGCCGGATCGCTTCTGTACCGGCTCCTCGATCATGCCGCAGAAGAAGAATCCGGACGTTCCCGAGCTGGTGCGTGGCAAGACCGGCCGCGTATTCGGCGCCCTGACCGGCCTGTTGACCCTGATGAAAGGCCAGCCGCTGGCCTACAACAAGGACAATCAGGAAGACAAGGAACCGCTGTTCGACGCCGCCGACACCTTGCGCGATTCGCTGCGTGCCTTCGCCGACATGATTCCGGCGATCAAGCCCAAGCACGCCATCATGCGCGAAGCGGCCCTGCGTGGTTTCTCCACCGCCACGGATCTCGCCGACTACCTGGTGCGCAAGGGCCTGCCATTCCGCGATTGCCACGAAATCGTCGGCCATGCCGTGAAGTACGGCGTGGACAGCGGCAAGGATCTGGCCGAGATGAGCCTCGAAGAACTGCGCCGTTTCAGCGATCAGATCGAACAGGATGTGTTCGCCGTGCTGACCCTGGAAGGCTCGGTGAACGCCCGTGACCATATCGGCGGTACCGCACCGCGCCAGGTACGCCTGGCTGTGGAGCGCGGCAGAGCCCTGCTCGCTTCGCGCTGA
- a CDS encoding sensor histidine kinase — protein MDKNLNISKPAGPNDFFVPELCQPEALLTTVLLAELLVLVLVLAEPMLPGFDWGRLALTSLFVQWIVLLSSALLCRLRPLLARLQAMWAGAACCALVIGLTLGCTAVADYYDLGGPLPHDGEVNLYLRHALISMIMSALLLRYFYLQSQWRRQEQAELRARIESLQARIRPHFLFNSLNSIASLVVTDSVRAEQAVLDLSDLFRASLARPGTLVSWSEELELAQRYLSIEHYRLGERLQLQWEVDDVPADLPIPQLTLQPLLENALIYGIQPRIEGGLVQISANYIDGVFHLSVSNPYEDGGKPLASRGTQQALANIDARLAALFGPQASLSVERRDGRHYTRLRYPCARLMQEARSL, from the coding sequence ATGGATAAGAATCTGAACATCTCGAAACCCGCGGGGCCCAACGATTTCTTCGTGCCGGAGCTGTGTCAGCCCGAGGCGCTGCTCACCACCGTGCTGCTCGCCGAACTGCTGGTGCTGGTGCTGGTACTCGCCGAGCCGATGCTGCCCGGTTTCGACTGGGGCCGCCTGGCGCTGACTTCGCTGTTCGTGCAGTGGATCGTGCTGCTGTCATCGGCGCTGCTGTGCCGCTTGCGGCCGCTGCTCGCGCGCTTGCAGGCCATGTGGGCAGGGGCGGCCTGCTGCGCCCTGGTCATCGGCCTGACGCTCGGCTGCACGGCGGTAGCCGATTATTACGACCTCGGTGGTCCGTTGCCCCATGACGGCGAAGTGAACCTGTACCTGCGCCATGCCCTGATCAGCATGATCATGTCGGCGTTGCTGCTGCGTTATTTCTATCTGCAGAGCCAGTGGCGACGTCAGGAGCAGGCCGAACTGCGCGCCCGCATCGAATCGTTGCAGGCGAGGATCCGTCCGCATTTCCTGTTCAACAGTTTGAACAGCATCGCAAGCCTGGTTGTCACAGACTCTGTCAGGGCGGAACAGGCCGTGCTGGATCTTTCCGACCTGTTCCGGGCTAGCCTGGCCAGGCCCGGTACCCTCGTAAGCTGGAGTGAGGAACTGGAGCTGGCGCAGAGATACCTGTCGATCGAGCACTACCGGCTCGGCGAGCGACTACAGTTGCAGTGGGAGGTGGATGATGTCCCCGCTGATTTACCCATTCCTCAGCTGACCCTGCAGCCGCTGCTGGAGAATGCATTGATCTACGGTATCCAGCCACGTATCGAAGGGGGACTGGTGCAGATCTCAGCCAATTACATCGATGGTGTGTTCCATCTCAGCGTCAGCAATCCATACGAGGACGGCGGCAAGCCTCTGGCTTCGCGCGGAACCCAACAGGCGCTGGCCAATATCGACGCGCGTCTTGCGGCACTTTTCGGTCCGCAGGCCAGTCTCAGCGTGGAGCGTCGTGATGGCCGTCACTACACCCGTCTTCGCTACCCATGCGCAAGACTCATGCAGGAAGCCAGATCATTATGA
- a CDS encoding LytR/AlgR family response regulator transcription factor, with protein MNVLIVDDEPLARERLSRMVAALEGYRVVEPSASNGEEALALVESLKPDVVLLDIRMPGLDGLQAAARLCEREAPPAVIFCTAHDEFAVEAFQVSAVGYLVKPVRPELLEDALRKAERLNRVQLAALTRPAAESGVGPRSHISARTRKGIELIPLDQVIYFIADHKYVTLRHEGGEVLLDEPLKALEDEFGDRFVRIHRNALVSRERIERLQRTPLGHFQLYLKGLNGDALVVSRRHVAGVRKMMNHI; from the coding sequence ATGAATGTCTTGATCGTCGATGACGAACCCCTTGCCCGAGAGCGCTTGAGCCGTATGGTTGCCGCGCTGGAGGGTTATCGTGTTGTCGAGCCCTCTGCGAGCAACGGTGAAGAGGCACTGGCTCTGGTCGAGAGTCTCAAGCCCGACGTGGTGTTGCTCGATATCCGCATGCCCGGCCTCGACGGCCTGCAGGCCGCTGCCCGCCTGTGTGAGCGCGAGGCGCCACCTGCGGTGATCTTCTGTACGGCTCATGACGAGTTCGCCGTGGAGGCGTTCCAGGTCAGCGCCGTGGGCTATCTGGTCAAGCCCGTGCGCCCCGAACTTCTCGAGGACGCGTTGAGAAAGGCCGAGCGCCTGAACCGTGTCCAACTCGCTGCGTTGACCCGCCCTGCCGCAGAAAGCGGCGTCGGTCCGCGCAGTCACATCAGTGCGCGTACTCGCAAGGGTATCGAGCTGATCCCCTTGGATCAGGTCATCTACTTCATCGCCGACCACAAGTACGTGACCTTGCGTCACGAAGGGGGCGAGGTCTTGCTGGACGAGCCGCTGAAGGCGCTGGAAGACGAATTCGGCGATCGTTTCGTGCGTATTCACCGCAATGCGCTGGTGTCGCGTGAGCGCATCGAGCGCTTGCAGCGCACGCCGCTGGGGCATTTTCAGCTCTATCTGAAAGGGCTCAATGGTGATGCGCTGGTGGTCAGTCGTCGTCACGTGGCGGGTGTGCGCAAGATGATGAATCACATCTAG
- the hemC gene encoding hydroxymethylbilane synthase — protein sequence MPREIRIATRKSALALWQAEYVKARLEQAHPGLLVSLVPMVSRGDKLLDAPLAKIGGKGLFVKELETALLEDQADIAVHSMKDVPMDFPEGLGLYCICEREDPRDAFVSNHFDSLDALPQGSVVGTSSLRRQAQLLARRPDLKIQFLRGNVNTRLAKLDAGEYDAIILAAAGLIRLGFEARIRDSIAIEHSLPAGGQGAVGIECRVGDAELQALLAPLNHVETALRVTAERAMNKRLNGGCQVPIACYAILEGEQLWLRGLVGEPDGSSLLRAEQRGGAEDAERLGIEVAEALLALGAGEILQAIYGEAAGE from the coding sequence ATGCCCCGCGAGATTCGCATCGCTACCCGCAAGAGTGCCCTGGCCCTTTGGCAGGCTGAATACGTCAAGGCTCGTCTCGAACAGGCCCACCCAGGGTTGCTGGTGAGCCTGGTGCCGATGGTCAGCCGGGGTGACAAACTGCTCGATGCACCGCTCGCGAAGATTGGTGGCAAGGGGCTGTTCGTCAAGGAGCTGGAGACCGCGCTGCTGGAGGACCAGGCCGATATCGCCGTGCATTCGATGAAGGATGTGCCGATGGACTTTCCCGAGGGCCTCGGGCTGTATTGCATCTGCGAGCGCGAAGACCCGCGCGATGCCTTCGTCTCCAACCACTTCGACAGCCTCGACGCATTGCCCCAGGGCAGCGTGGTCGGCACGTCGAGCCTGCGTCGTCAGGCGCAGTTGCTGGCGCGTCGGCCCGATCTGAAAATCCAGTTTCTGCGTGGCAACGTCAACACCCGCCTGGCCAAGCTGGATGCCGGTGAGTACGACGCCATCATCCTCGCCGCTGCCGGCCTGATTCGCTTGGGTTTCGAGGCACGTATTCGCGATTCCATCGCCATCGAGCACAGCCTGCCTGCTGGTGGTCAAGGTGCGGTCGGTATCGAATGCCGGGTTGGTGATGCCGAGCTGCAAGCCCTGCTGGCCCCGCTCAATCACGTCGAGACCGCGCTGCGAGTCACTGCCGAACGGGCCATGAACAAGCGCCTCAATGGCGGCTGCCAGGTGCCTATCGCCTGCTACGCGATTCTTGAAGGCGAGCAACTGTGGCTGCGCGGTTTGGTCGGCGAGCCGGATGGCAGCAGTTTGCTGCGTGCCGAGCAGCGCGGTGGCGCAGAGGATGCCGAGCGCCTGGGCATCGAGGTAGCCGAAGCGCTCCTTGCCCTGGGGGCTGGCGAAATTCTGCAGGCCATTTACGGCGAGGCTGCTGGCGAGTGA
- a CDS encoding uroporphyrinogen-III synthase, translating to MSGWRLLLTRPEQECQALAKALASEGVHGACLPLLNIEALPETPEQSALICDLHRYTAVIVVSKPAARFGLDLLDRYWPQPLADQPWFSVGAGTGQILADYGLPVTWPGDGDDSEALLALPELRAALQYALFPRVLIIRGEDGRTLLAEQLRAQGVEVDYLPVYRRVLPGYPVGTLQRLFQVERLNGVAVSSGQGLMHLRQLAADDWPQLAQLPVFVPSPRVAVMARELGASNVVDCRGADTAALLAALRAQASPDL from the coding sequence GTGAGCGGCTGGCGTCTGCTGCTGACGCGCCCTGAGCAGGAATGTCAGGCGCTCGCTAAGGCGCTCGCCAGTGAGGGCGTCCATGGCGCCTGTCTGCCGCTGCTGAATATCGAGGCGCTGCCGGAGACCCCGGAGCAGAGTGCGCTCATCTGTGACCTGCACCGCTACACTGCGGTCATCGTGGTGAGCAAGCCGGCTGCCCGCTTCGGTCTCGACCTGCTCGATCGCTACTGGCCGCAACCGCTGGCCGATCAGCCCTGGTTCAGCGTGGGAGCGGGAACCGGACAGATTCTCGCCGACTACGGGCTACCGGTAACCTGGCCCGGTGATGGTGATGACAGCGAGGCCCTGCTGGCCTTGCCCGAGCTGCGGGCCGCGCTGCAGTATGCACTGTTTCCTCGGGTATTGATCATTCGTGGCGAGGATGGGCGCACCCTGCTAGCCGAGCAATTGCGGGCTCAGGGCGTCGAGGTCGATTACCTGCCGGTCTATCGGCGAGTGTTGCCGGGTTATCCTGTTGGCACCCTGCAGCGGCTATTTCAGGTGGAACGCTTGAATGGCGTGGCGGTCAGCAGTGGGCAGGGCCTGATGCATCTGCGCCAGCTGGCGGCGGATGACTGGCCGCAGCTGGCGCAACTACCCGTGTTCGTACCCAGTCCGCGAGTCGCCGTCATGGCCCGTGAATTGGGTGCGTCGAATGTTGTGGATTGCCGTGGTGCTGATACCGCGGCGTTGTTGGCGGCCTTGCGTGCGCAGGCTTCGCCCGACTTGTGA
- a CDS encoding uroporphyrinogen-III C-methyltransferase: MSEATTPKEQEQPAQPALESSPAAGEARPASRGSALAAVALLVGAIGVGVGGWSVWQLRALQTDAQQQSGQLEEARSQTQALSQRTNSLDNRFGQLPTVEELEERRRLVAQLQGDQQLLNQRLETVLGASRQDWRLAEAEHLLRLASLRLSALQDTNSATALVQAADEILRDQDDPAAFAAREQLARSLEALRSTDNPDRTGLFLQLGALREQASQLNSLNPKFVADGGVLGELAADSEPGTWWSHGLQTLSQYFRLDFNADQNIRPLLAGQSLTQVRLALSLALEQAQWAALHGETQVYRQALQQAGEVLDANFNRDNPDSRALRTRVGELVDKPVEVEVPELTQSLNAVQAYIEHKQSARERLKDAPTDEATGNEEGRP, translated from the coding sequence GTGAGCGAAGCGACTACCCCGAAAGAGCAGGAGCAGCCTGCACAACCCGCCCTCGAATCTTCTCCGGCTGCCGGCGAAGCCAGGCCCGCCTCGCGGGGCTCTGCGCTGGCCGCGGTGGCCCTGCTGGTCGGCGCGATAGGCGTTGGTGTCGGTGGCTGGAGTGTCTGGCAACTGCGCGCCTTGCAGACCGACGCCCAGCAACAGTCGGGGCAGCTCGAAGAAGCTCGCAGCCAGACCCAGGCGCTGTCGCAACGTACCAATAGCCTGGACAACCGTTTCGGGCAGTTGCCGACCGTCGAGGAGCTCGAAGAGCGCCGTCGCCTGGTGGCCCAGTTGCAGGGCGATCAGCAATTGCTCAATCAGCGCCTGGAAACCGTGCTGGGCGCCAGCCGCCAGGATTGGCGCCTGGCCGAGGCCGAACATCTGCTGCGTCTCGCCAGTCTGCGCTTGTCCGCTTTGCAGGACACCAACAGCGCGACAGCGCTGGTACAGGCGGCCGACGAGATCCTTCGCGATCAGGATGACCCGGCGGCATTCGCAGCCCGAGAGCAACTGGCCAGGAGCCTCGAAGCCCTGCGTTCGACCGATAACCCTGATCGCACCGGCTTGTTCCTGCAACTGGGCGCTCTCCGCGAGCAGGCATCGCAACTGAACTCGCTGAATCCGAAATTCGTGGCCGATGGTGGTGTGCTCGGCGAGCTGGCTGCAGACAGCGAGCCAGGCACTTGGTGGAGTCACGGTCTGCAGACGTTGTCGCAGTACTTCCGTCTCGATTTCAATGCCGATCAGAACATCCGCCCGCTGCTCGCCGGGCAAAGCCTGACCCAGGTACGCCTGGCGCTGAGTCTTGCGCTCGAGCAGGCGCAATGGGCCGCGCTGCATGGCGAGACCCAGGTCTATCGTCAGGCGCTGCAGCAGGCTGGCGAGGTACTGGACGCCAACTTCAATCGTGACAATCCCGACAGCCGCGCCTTGCGCACGCGGGTGGGCGAGCTGGTCGACAAACCCGTCGAAGTCGAGGTGCCCGAGCTGACTCAATCCCTCAATGCGGTGCAGGCCTACATCGAGCACAAGCAATCGGCCCGTGAGCGTCTCAAGGACGCCCCCACCGATGAGGCAACTGGCAACGAGGAGGGGCGCCCATGA
- a CDS encoding heme biosynthesis HemY N-terminal domain-containing protein, which translates to MKRVYLLLLALVVIGGLALLGLAISEHKGYVLFAYQGFRYESTLWAFVLLIVAVWLTLWLLRLVVRALLTSLGLVNPWSRLHRERRVRSASEHGFQELIEGRWAKAQTHLSRIARNEPRPLIHYLGAARAANNLEHYEESDALLAEALERQPNAELAIALTHAELQLARGQVETAQETLQVMQERHPRNPQVLRQLQDLYVMRGDWQALLKLLPVLRKEKALAPAELMMLERRAWREYLTGIDLNAADEGALPSLAQAWERLSPNLRGEPELLAVYADRLRVLGGEPGAEELLNKALNREYDSRLARLYGLLHGRDPARQLQAAEGWLKQHPNDAGLLLTLGRLSLHNQLWGKARDYFESSLTLERHPETCAELARLLAQLGEVERSNRLFQEGLGLLDHRLSGQAVGVPAVAAAEPQAVRPAS; encoded by the coding sequence ATGAAGCGCGTTTACCTGCTGCTGCTCGCCCTGGTGGTGATCGGTGGTCTGGCGCTGCTTGGCCTGGCCATTTCCGAACACAAGGGCTATGTGCTTTTTGCCTACCAGGGCTTCCGCTACGAGTCGACGCTGTGGGCGTTCGTGCTGCTGATCGTGGCGGTATGGCTGACGCTGTGGCTGCTGCGCCTGGTCGTGCGGGCGCTGTTGACCTCGCTTGGGCTGGTCAATCCCTGGTCACGCCTGCACCGTGAACGCCGTGTGCGCAGTGCCTCGGAACATGGCTTTCAGGAACTGATCGAGGGCCGCTGGGCCAAGGCCCAGACGCATCTGAGCCGCATTGCCCGCAATGAGCCGCGTCCGTTGATTCACTACCTGGGGGCTGCCCGTGCCGCCAACAATCTCGAGCACTACGAGGAAAGTGATGCGCTGCTGGCCGAGGCGCTGGAGCGTCAGCCGAATGCCGAACTGGCCATCGCCCTGACCCATGCCGAGCTGCAGCTGGCGCGTGGGCAAGTGGAGACTGCCCAGGAAACACTGCAAGTGATGCAGGAACGTCATCCGCGAAACCCGCAGGTGCTACGCCAATTGCAGGATCTGTACGTGATGCGCGGCGACTGGCAGGCACTGCTCAAACTGCTGCCGGTGTTGCGCAAGGAGAAGGCGCTGGCGCCTGCCGAGTTGATGATGCTTGAGCGTCGTGCCTGGCGCGAATACCTCACCGGCATAGACCTGAACGCTGCCGATGAAGGCGCGCTGCCCTCTCTGGCCCAGGCCTGGGAACGGCTGTCACCCAACCTGCGCGGCGAACCCGAACTGCTGGCCGTGTATGCCGATCGTCTGCGTGTGCTGGGGGGAGAGCCCGGTGCCGAGGAGTTGCTCAACAAGGCACTGAATCGCGAATACGACAGTCGCCTGGCACGCCTCTACGGACTGCTGCATGGGCGCGATCCGGCCCGCCAACTGCAAGCCGCCGAAGGCTGGCTGAAGCAGCACCCCAATGATGCCGGATTGCTGCTCACCCTTGGCCGCCTGAGCCTGCATAACCAGCTGTGGGGCAAGGCCCGCGACTACTTCGAGAGTAGCCTGACTCTGGAGCGGCATCCGGAAACCTGTGCCGAGCTCGCACGACTGCTCGCGCAACTGGGTGAAGTGGAACGCAGTAACCGCTTGTTTCAGGAAGGCCTCGGCCTGCTCGATCACCGCCTCAGTGGGCAGGCTGTCGGTGTTCCCGCCGTCGCTGCCGCCGAGCCACAGGCCGTGCGCCCTGCAAGCTGA
- a CDS encoding Rsd/AlgQ family anti-sigma factor: MLESCQNAQERWGGVHLLIDRWLQERAELIKAYAAIDDVSDKVVMQRFCEILVDYVSAGHFEVYQQLTEEARAFGDQRGLELAKQIYPRLEVITEAALAFNDRCDEGDCGDVEAVSAELKRLGQMLHERFELEDCLIEVLHTAHQQQATAAAV, translated from the coding sequence ATGCTCGAGAGTTGCCAGAATGCACAGGAGCGGTGGGGTGGCGTACACCTGTTGATCGATCGCTGGTTGCAGGAGCGCGCTGAACTGATCAAGGCTTATGCGGCCATCGATGATGTCAGCGACAAGGTGGTGATGCAGCGTTTCTGCGAGATCCTCGTCGACTACGTTTCTGCCGGGCATTTCGAGGTCTACCAGCAGCTTACCGAAGAGGCCCGAGCATTCGGTGACCAGCGCGGTCTCGAGCTGGCCAAGCAGATCTACCCGCGCCTCGAAGTGATCACCGAAGCCGCACTGGCGTTCAATGATCGCTGTGATGAAGGTGATTGTGGCGATGTCGAGGCGGTCAGTGCCGAACTCAAACGCCTCGGGCAGATGCTGCATGAGCGCTTCGAACTCGAAGACTGTCTGATCGAAGTGCTGCACACCGCTCACCAGCAGCAGGCCACCGCCGCCGCTGTATGA
- a CDS encoding AlgP family protein, giving the protein MSATKNVKKKSVTTPLHLLQQLSGSLLEHLESACSQALVDAEKVLAKLEKQRGAAQEKLHKARGKLQASVAAGKAKAQSKAKSAVSELEGVLDGLQARQSETRQYIVQLKRDAQESLKLAQGVGKVREAASKVLATRSKTPAKVAAVKPASKAAAKPTVAKPAAKAAAKPAAAKAVAKPAATKPAAKAAAKPAAAKPAAKATAKPAAAKPVAKAAAKPAAAKPAAKATAKPAAAKPVAKAAAKPAAAKPAAKAAAKPAAAKPAAKAAAKPAAAKPAAKAAAKPAAAKPAAKAAAKPAAAKPVASTAAKPVAAKPAAKAAAKPAVAKPAAKPAAKPVAKPAPAAKPAPVAKPAAKAPAKPAVAKPAPKPAVTDKPAAAAPAAGKPASESPVPAPAASNANGVTPPSAS; this is encoded by the coding sequence ATGTCGGCCACGAAAAACGTGAAAAAGAAATCGGTCACCACTCCGCTGCACCTGCTTCAACAGCTTTCCGGAAGTTTGCTCGAGCATCTCGAAAGTGCCTGCTCGCAAGCTTTGGTCGACGCTGAAAAAGTGCTCGCCAAGCTGGAGAAGCAACGCGGTGCTGCACAGGAAAAACTGCACAAGGCTCGCGGCAAACTGCAGGCCTCCGTTGCTGCAGGCAAAGCCAAGGCTCAGTCCAAGGCCAAGTCCGCTGTCAGCGAGCTGGAAGGCGTACTGGACGGCCTGCAGGCCCGTCAGAGCGAAACCCGTCAGTACATCGTGCAGCTCAAGCGTGATGCTCAGGAAAGCCTGAAGCTGGCCCAGGGCGTCGGCAAGGTCCGTGAAGCTGCCAGCAAGGTTCTGGCCACTCGCAGCAAGACCCCGGCCAAAGTTGCCGCTGTCAAGCCGGCTTCCAAAGCCGCCGCTAAGCCAACTGTTGCCAAGCCAGCTGCCAAGGCCGCTGCGAAACCTGCCGCTGCCAAAGCCGTCGCTAAACCCGCTGCCACCAAGCCTGCTGCCAAAGCCGCCGCGAAACCTGCTGCCGCCAAGCCAGCCGCTAAAGCTACTGCGAAACCTGCTGCTGCCAAGCCAGTCGCTAAAGCTGCTGCGAAACCTGCTGCCGCCAAGCCAGCCGCTAAAGCTACTGCGAAACCTGCTGCTGCCAAGCCAGTCGCTAAAGCTGCTGCGAAACCTGCTGCCGCCAAGCCAGCCGCTAAAGCTGCTGCAAAACCTGCTGCCGCCAAGCCAGCCGCTAAAGCTGCTGCGAAACCTGCTGCTGCCAAGCCAGCCGCTAAAGCTGCTGCGAAACCTGCTGCTGCCAAGCCAGCCGCTAAAGCCGCTGCAAAACCTGCTGCCGCCAAGCCAGTTGCTAGCACCGCTGCGAAACCTGTTGCTGCCAAGCCGGCTGCTAAAGCCGCTGCAAAACCTGCTGTAGCCAAGCCGGCTGCAAAACCAGCCGCCAAGCCAGTTGCAAAACCTGCACCAGCAGCCAAGCCTGCACCTGTTGCCAAACCGGCTGCCAAAGCACCGGCGAAACCGGCAGTGGCCAAACCCGCGCCCAAGCCGGCCGTCACTGACAAACCGGCTGCTGCAGCCCCTGCTGCAGGCAAGCCTGCCAGCGAGAGCCCGGTTCCAGCGCCGGCAGCGAGCAATGCCAATGGTGTAACCCCGCCTAGCGCCAGCTGA
- a CDS encoding phasin family protein has translation MAVKKKSEKQTGSWVGEVEKYSRQIWLAGLGAYSKVSKDGTKLFDTLVKDGERAEKAAKSDAGEQAEATKPARSRVDEVKDRAIGKWGELEEAFDKRLNSAISRLGVPSRSEVKSLSDKVELLTRQLEALTGSSTKAAAKPAAKSAAAKPSSKPAAKAPVKPAAKATTGKAVAVKKAPAGKTVAAKPAAASKSSAKPAAKPAAKAAPEPAAKPVRKPAAKKPAAAKPAPVSTPTPAASPATATTPASGNQS, from the coding sequence ATGGCTGTCAAAAAGAAATCCGAGAAACAGACCGGTTCGTGGGTCGGCGAGGTTGAAAAGTACTCGCGGCAGATCTGGTTGGCGGGCTTGGGCGCGTACTCCAAGGTCAGCAAGGACGGCACCAAGCTGTTCGACACGCTGGTCAAGGATGGCGAGAGAGCCGAGAAGGCCGCCAAGAGCGATGCAGGCGAGCAAGCAGAGGCAACGAAGCCTGCCAGATCCCGTGTCGATGAGGTCAAGGACAGGGCAATCGGCAAGTGGGGCGAACTCGAGGAGGCTTTCGACAAACGTCTCAACAGTGCCATCTCGCGCCTGGGCGTGCCGAGTCGCAGCGAGGTCAAGTCGCTCAGCGACAAGGTCGAGTTGTTGACCAGGCAACTGGAGGCATTGACCGGCTCGTCCACGAAGGCAGCGGCCAAACCGGCTGCCAAGTCTGCTGCTGCGAAGCCGTCCAGCAAGCCTGCGGCGAAAGCGCCTGTGAAGCCAGCCGCCAAAGCGACAACGGGCAAAGCTGTCGCGGTGAAGAAGGCGCCTGCTGGCAAAACGGTAGCCGCCAAGCCAGCGGCTGCCAGCAAGAGTTCCGCCAAACCTGCTGCCAAGCCCGCTGCGAAAGCTGCGCCTGAACCTGCTGCCAAGCCGGTACGCAAGCCGGCAGCGAAGAAGCCCGCGGCGGCCAAGCCTGCGCCTGTCAGCACACCGACGCCTGCTGCCTCGCCGGCAACCGCTACAACGCCAGCCTCAGGCAATCAGTCCTGA